Proteins co-encoded in one Streptomyces roseochromogenus subsp. oscitans DS 12.976 genomic window:
- the chpH gene encoding chaplin ChpH — MIKKVVAAAAATGGLVLAGAGLAVADSGAQGAAVHSPGVVSGNVVQVPAHVPVNVCGNTVNVIGLLNPAFGNKCFND; from the coding sequence ATGATCAAGAAGGTCGTCGCTGCTGCGGCTGCCACCGGTGGGCTGGTTCTCGCGGGCGCGGGCCTCGCCGTCGCAGACTCCGGAGCCCAGGGTGCCGCTGTGCACTCGCCGGGCGTTGTCTCCGGCAATGTCGTTCAGGTGCCCGCGCACGTCCCGGTGAACGTCTGCGGTAACACGGTCAACGTGATCGGGCTCCTGAACCCCGCCTTCGGCAACAAGTGCTTCAACGACTGA
- a CDS encoding chaplin: MRQGTRKGLMTMAAATGVIAAASGYAHADAGAFGTAAGSPGVLSGNTVQAPVHAPVNVCGNTVNVVGLLNPSVGNKCANDDGTSGGHGGSSGSGGSSGSGGSHAGGRTSDSPGVGSGNTVQVPIDAPVNVCGNSVNVIGVGNATTDNDCANGGGSHHGQPPGGGHGNPPGQPGHPGHPGHPGHPGHPGHPGHPGHPGHPGHPTTPPGKGRHTPHGPQGSHGTAPVNQQGGRSAQPLTNGQLAHTGSDLPVGLVLPVGAGALLAGAVLYRKARAAA; this comes from the coding sequence ATGCGACAGGGCACCCGCAAGGGCCTGATGACGATGGCGGCCGCCACCGGTGTGATCGCCGCCGCGAGCGGCTATGCCCACGCCGACGCGGGCGCGTTCGGCACCGCCGCCGGCTCGCCCGGCGTACTGTCCGGCAACACGGTGCAGGCGCCGGTGCACGCGCCGGTGAACGTGTGCGGCAACACCGTGAACGTCGTCGGGCTGCTCAACCCGTCCGTGGGGAACAAGTGTGCCAACGACGACGGCACTTCGGGGGGACACGGCGGCTCCAGCGGTTCTGGCGGTTCCAGCGGTTCCGGCGGCTCGCACGCGGGCGGCCGTACCTCGGACTCGCCCGGTGTCGGCTCCGGCAACACCGTGCAGGTACCGATCGACGCGCCGGTGAACGTCTGCGGCAACAGCGTGAACGTCATCGGGGTCGGCAACGCCACCACGGACAACGACTGCGCCAACGGAGGCGGCAGCCACCACGGCCAGCCGCCGGGTGGCGGCCACGGAAACCCGCCCGGCCAGCCGGGTCACCCCGGGCATCCTGGCCACCCCGGGCATCCCGGTCACCCGGGCCACCCCGGTCACCCGGGTCATCCTGGCCACCCCGGTCACCCGACGACCCCGCCCGGCAAGGGCCGTCACACGCCCCACGGTCCCCAGGGGTCCCACGGGACTGCGCCGGTCAACCAGCAGGGCGGCCGCTCCGCCCAGCCCCTGACGAACGGGCAGCTCGCACACACCGGCAGTGATCTGCCGGTGGGCCTCGTGCTGCCGGTCGGCGCGGGCGCGCTGCTCGCGGGCGCGGTGCTCTACCGCAAGGCGCGGGCCGCGGCGTAG
- a CDS encoding DUF5703 family protein, producing MPEYEFVDVYVPRGVSRKEATRLLTDHAEYGHWELDRLSLLRDGSRRVRLRRRIIRQVRATW from the coding sequence ATGCCGGAATACGAATTTGTCGACGTGTATGTGCCACGCGGGGTGTCCCGCAAGGAGGCCACACGCCTGCTGACGGACCATGCCGAGTACGGACACTGGGAGTTGGACCGACTGAGTCTGCTGCGCGACGGCAGCCGCCGGGTGCGGTTGCGCCGGCGGATCATCCGCCAGGTGCGTGCCACATGGTGA
- a CDS encoding aldo/keto reductase, translating to MEQRHLGRTGLRVSRIGLGTLTWGRDTDEHDAADMLKAFWEAGGTLVDTADVYGDGEAEYLLGQLMDGLVPRRDLVISTKAGSVPDPDRRVDGSRGHLLAALDASLNRLGTEYVDLWHVHAYDPGTPLEETLQALDIAVSSGRARYAGVSNFCGWQLAKAATWQLAAPGVRTRLASTQLEYSLLQRGVEREVLPAALDLGVGLLPSSPLGRGVLTGKYRHTTPADSRGASEHLAPFVEPYLDDTASRIVDAVTTAADGLAVTPLQVALAWVRDRPGVAAPIVGTRNAQQLTAALSVEALSLPDEICRALDDVSAPLHRYPDHDWSTL from the coding sequence ATGGAGCAGAGGCATCTCGGCCGTACCGGCCTGCGCGTGTCCCGGATCGGACTCGGCACCCTCACCTGGGGCCGGGACACCGACGAGCACGACGCCGCGGACATGCTGAAGGCGTTCTGGGAAGCCGGCGGCACGCTCGTCGACACCGCGGACGTGTACGGCGACGGCGAGGCGGAGTATCTGCTCGGGCAGCTGATGGACGGCCTGGTGCCGCGCCGGGACCTGGTGATCTCCACCAAAGCGGGCAGCGTCCCCGACCCCGACCGTCGCGTCGACGGCTCCCGCGGCCATCTGCTCGCCGCGCTCGACGCCTCCCTGAACCGCCTGGGCACGGAGTACGTCGACCTGTGGCACGTCCATGCCTACGACCCCGGCACCCCGCTGGAGGAGACGCTCCAGGCCCTCGACATAGCGGTGAGCAGCGGCCGCGCCCGCTACGCCGGGGTCTCCAACTTCTGCGGCTGGCAGCTCGCCAAGGCGGCCACCTGGCAGCTCGCGGCACCCGGCGTCCGGACCCGGCTGGCCAGCACACAGCTGGAGTACTCGCTGCTGCAGCGGGGCGTGGAGCGTGAGGTGCTGCCCGCCGCGCTGGACCTCGGCGTCGGTCTGCTGCCCTCCTCGCCGCTCGGCCGGGGCGTCCTGACCGGGAAGTACCGGCACACCACTCCGGCGGACTCGCGCGGCGCCTCCGAGCACCTGGCCCCGTTCGTGGAGCCGTATCTGGACGACACGGCCTCCCGCATCGTGGACGCGGTGACGACGGCGGCCGACGGGCTCGCCGTCACCCCGCTCCAGGTGGCCCTCGCCTGGGTCCGGGACCGGCCCGGCGTGGCCGCGCCGATCGTGGGCACGCGCAACGCGCAGCAGCTCACGGCGGCGTTGTCAGTGGAGGCCCTTAGTCTTCCTGACGAGATCTGCCGGGCGCTGGACGATGTGTCGGCGCCCTTGCACCGCTATCCCGATCACGACTGGAGCACGCTGTGA
- a CDS encoding LLM class F420-dependent oxidoreductase translates to MRLGINLGYWGAGMDGDNLAVAQEADRLGFSVCWAAEAYGSDAATVLSWVAAQTERIDVGSAIFQIPARQPAMTAMTAATLDSLSGGRFRLGLGVSGPQVSEGWYGVKFDKPLARTREYVEIVRKAMTRERLTYEGEHWTLPLPGGPGKPIKLTVHPQREHIPLYIAAIGPKNLEQTGEIADGALLIFPSADHLEDTTLKYLRAGREKAGKTLDGFDVCPTLPLAVGDDKDVARLADTFRPYTALYVGGMGSAKQNFYNQLAQRMGYEKEAAEIQQKYLSGDKQGAAAAIPQDLIDKTTLLGSVDRIADRMRAYAAAGVTTLSLSPAGFTLEERLASLRAGSEALERAGLA, encoded by the coding sequence ATGCGGCTCGGGATCAACCTCGGCTACTGGGGCGCCGGGATGGACGGGGACAATCTGGCGGTCGCGCAGGAGGCCGACCGGCTGGGCTTCTCGGTGTGCTGGGCCGCCGAGGCATACGGCTCCGACGCGGCGACGGTCCTGTCCTGGGTCGCCGCGCAGACCGAGCGCATCGACGTCGGCTCGGCCATCTTCCAGATCCCGGCCCGCCAGCCCGCGATGACGGCGATGACGGCGGCCACCCTGGACTCGCTCTCCGGCGGTCGCTTCCGCCTCGGCCTCGGCGTCTCCGGCCCGCAGGTCTCCGAGGGCTGGTACGGCGTCAAGTTCGACAAGCCGCTGGCCCGCACCCGCGAGTACGTGGAGATCGTGCGCAAGGCGATGACGCGGGAGCGCCTGACGTACGAGGGCGAGCACTGGACGCTGCCGCTGCCGGGCGGTCCGGGCAAGCCGATCAAGCTGACCGTGCACCCCCAGCGCGAGCACATCCCGCTCTACATCGCAGCGATCGGCCCGAAGAACCTGGAGCAGACCGGCGAGATCGCCGACGGCGCCCTGCTGATCTTCCCCTCCGCCGACCACCTCGAGGACACCACGCTCAAGTACCTGCGCGCCGGCCGCGAGAAGGCGGGCAAGACGCTCGACGGGTTCGATGTGTGCCCGACCCTGCCGCTGGCCGTCGGCGACGACAAGGACGTGGCCCGCCTCGCCGACACCTTCCGCCCCTACACCGCGCTGTACGTCGGCGGCATGGGCAGCGCCAAGCAGAACTTCTACAACCAGCTCGCCCAGCGCATGGGATACGAGAAGGAGGCCGCCGAGATCCAGCAGAAGTACCTGTCCGGCGACAAGCAGGGCGCCGCCGCCGCGATCCCGCAGGACCTCATCGACAAGACGACGCTGCTGGGCTCCGTCGACCGGATCGCCGACCGGATGAGGGCCTACGCCGCCGCCGGTGTCACCACCCTCAGCCTGTCGCCCGCCGGCTTCACACTGGAGGAGCGCCTCGCCTCCCTGCGCGCCGGCAGCGAGGCCCTGGAACGCGCAGGACTGGCCTAG
- the corA gene encoding magnesium/cobalt transporter CorA: MIVDCAIYRHGHRIEGPEDLSDALAEARAAGGFVWIGLYEPSEREFDLVTQEFALHRLAVEDALNAHQRPKLEVYDDSLFMVLKPVAYDADHDTVSADEIMVFIGNCFVVTVRHGEISPLAAVRHRLEEEPEMLDKGPTAVLYAISDAVVDHYLEVATELGNDLGELEAEVFRPEGGGSRHIASRIYGFKRQILEFRRATGPLALPLTRLAGTGPFGATVPFVHDKARPFFRDVGDHLMRVNESVEALDRLVSDMLSAHLAQMSVRQNDDMRKISSWAAMAAVPTMIAGIYGMNFDHMPELHWLWSYPAVILLMAALEVLLYRLFKGRGWL, translated from the coding sequence GTGATCGTCGACTGCGCCATCTACCGGCACGGGCACCGCATCGAGGGCCCGGAGGACCTGTCCGACGCGCTCGCCGAGGCGCGGGCGGCGGGCGGGTTCGTGTGGATCGGCCTGTACGAGCCGTCCGAGCGCGAGTTCGACCTGGTCACCCAGGAGTTCGCGCTGCATCGGCTGGCGGTCGAGGACGCCCTCAACGCGCATCAGCGGCCCAAGCTGGAGGTGTACGACGACTCGCTGTTCATGGTGCTGAAGCCGGTCGCGTACGACGCGGACCATGACACCGTCTCGGCCGACGAGATCATGGTCTTCATCGGCAACTGCTTCGTGGTCACCGTCCGCCACGGCGAGATCTCGCCCCTGGCCGCCGTACGGCACCGGCTGGAGGAGGAGCCGGAGATGCTCGACAAGGGCCCGACCGCCGTGCTGTACGCGATCTCCGACGCTGTCGTCGACCACTATCTGGAGGTGGCGACGGAGCTGGGGAACGATCTGGGGGAGCTGGAGGCGGAGGTGTTCCGGCCGGAGGGCGGCGGCTCGCGGCACATCGCGTCCCGGATCTACGGCTTCAAACGGCAGATCCTGGAGTTCCGCCGGGCAACCGGGCCGCTGGCGCTGCCACTGACCCGGCTGGCGGGCACCGGACCGTTCGGTGCCACGGTGCCCTTCGTGCACGACAAGGCGCGCCCGTTCTTCCGTGACGTCGGCGACCATCTGATGCGGGTGAACGAGTCCGTGGAGGCCCTGGACCGGCTGGTGTCGGACATGCTGTCGGCGCATCTGGCGCAGATGAGCGTGCGGCAGAACGACGACATGCGGAAGATCTCCTCGTGGGCGGCGATGGCCGCGGTTCCCACGATGATCGCGGGTATCTACGGCATGAACTTCGACCACATGCCGGAGCTGCACTGGCTGTGGTCGTACCCGGCGGTGATCCTGCTGATGGCGGCCCTGGAGGTACTGCTGTACCGGCTGTTCAAGGGGCGCGGCTGGCTGTGA
- a CDS encoding histidine phosphatase family protein translates to MPTLILVRHGRSTANTSGVLAGWTPGVALDERGAAQAAALPARLAGLPISEVVTSPLQRCQETLRPLLEARPELRAHTDERIGECHYGDWSGRKLAELTDEPLMEVVQAHPSAAAFPGGESLRAMQTRAAEAVREWNARVEREHGADAVYLMCSHGDIIKSLVADALGLHLDLFQRISVEPCSVTAIRYTRLRPFLVRLGDTGDFASLAPREEAGEGDAPVGGGAGAP, encoded by the coding sequence ATGCCCACGCTGATCCTCGTCCGGCACGGACGTTCCACCGCCAACACCTCCGGGGTGCTCGCCGGCTGGACGCCCGGCGTCGCCCTCGACGAGCGCGGCGCCGCACAGGCCGCCGCGCTGCCCGCACGGCTCGCCGGGCTGCCGATCTCCGAGGTCGTCACGAGCCCCCTGCAGCGCTGCCAGGAGACCCTGCGGCCGCTCCTCGAAGCCCGCCCGGAACTGCGCGCCCATACCGACGAACGGATCGGGGAGTGCCACTACGGCGACTGGTCCGGCCGCAAGCTCGCCGAGCTGACGGACGAACCGCTGATGGAGGTCGTCCAGGCCCACCCGTCGGCCGCCGCGTTCCCCGGCGGCGAGTCCCTGCGCGCCATGCAGACCCGCGCCGCCGAGGCCGTACGCGAGTGGAACGCGCGCGTGGAGCGCGAGCACGGCGCCGACGCCGTCTACCTGATGTGCTCCCACGGTGACATCATCAAGTCCCTGGTCGCCGACGCCCTCGGGCTCCACCTCGACCTGTTCCAGCGGATCTCCGTGGAGCCGTGTTCCGTCACCGCGATCCGCTACACCCGCCTCCGGCCGTTTCTCGTTCGCCTCGGCGACACCGGGGATTTCGCCTCACTCGCCCCGCGCGAGGAAGCCGGTGAGGGCGACGCACCGGTCGGGGGTGGTGCGGGCGCACCGTGA
- a CDS encoding DUF3090 domain-containing protein → MSRQVFLYDPPDRFVAGTVGLPGRRTFFLQAIAGSRVTSVALEKTQVAALAERMDELLDEVVRRSGGSASVPAVAPTEIADTAPLETPIEEEFRVGTMALAWDGEEQRMIVEAQALVELDADTEEDLAEAEERLLQDEENGPPMLRVRLTGAQARAFAKRALDVVNAGRPPCPLCSLPLDPEGHVCPRQNGYRRGA, encoded by the coding sequence GTGTCCCGTCAGGTGTTCCTCTACGACCCGCCGGACCGCTTCGTGGCCGGCACGGTCGGGCTGCCCGGACGCCGTACGTTCTTCCTCCAGGCCATCGCAGGCTCCCGGGTGACCAGCGTGGCTCTGGAGAAGACCCAGGTGGCCGCGCTCGCCGAGCGCATGGACGAACTGCTCGACGAGGTCGTACGGCGTAGCGGCGGCAGCGCCTCCGTGCCCGCCGTGGCGCCCACCGAGATCGCCGACACCGCCCCGCTGGAGACCCCCATCGAGGAGGAGTTCCGCGTCGGCACCATGGCGCTGGCCTGGGACGGCGAGGAACAGCGCATGATCGTCGAGGCGCAGGCTCTGGTAGAGCTGGACGCCGACACCGAGGAGGACCTCGCCGAGGCCGAGGAGCGGCTGCTCCAGGACGAGGAGAACGGGCCCCCGATGCTGCGGGTCCGGCTGACCGGCGCGCAGGCCAGGGCCTTCGCCAAGCGCGCCCTCGACGTCGTCAACGCCGGGCGGCCGCCGTGCCCGCTGTGCAGCCTCCCGCTCGATCCGGAAGGACACGTATGTCCGCGCCAGAACGGATACCGCCGCGGAGCGTGA
- a CDS encoding SCO1664 family protein, which yields MSAPERIPPRSVTAADTGADAAAAELLARGELTVRGRIREASNAALFCTIALDGREASCIYKPVAGERPLWDFPGGTLAGREVAAYEVSEATGWGLVPPTVLRDGPYGDGMCQLWIDVQAEAELLALVEAEEPEPGWKAIGLAEVGEGRTALLVHADDERLRRLAVLDAVINNADRKGGHLLPTPDGRLYGIDHGVTFNVDDKLRTLLWGWAGEPLTGEAVDVLGGLRGALDGPLGERLTGLISPAEIDATRARVDALLTTGVHPEPSGEWPAIPWPPV from the coding sequence ATGTCCGCGCCAGAACGGATACCGCCGCGGAGCGTGACCGCCGCCGACACCGGGGCTGACGCGGCCGCCGCCGAGCTGCTCGCGCGGGGTGAGCTGACCGTCCGCGGCCGGATCCGCGAGGCCTCCAACGCAGCGCTGTTCTGCACGATCGCCCTGGACGGCCGGGAAGCCTCCTGCATCTACAAGCCGGTGGCCGGGGAGCGCCCGCTGTGGGACTTCCCCGGCGGCACCCTGGCAGGCCGCGAGGTGGCCGCCTACGAGGTCTCCGAGGCCACCGGCTGGGGGCTCGTCCCGCCGACGGTGCTGCGCGACGGGCCCTACGGCGACGGCATGTGCCAGCTGTGGATCGACGTCCAGGCCGAGGCGGAGCTGCTCGCCCTGGTCGAGGCCGAGGAACCGGAGCCGGGCTGGAAGGCGATCGGCCTGGCCGAGGTCGGCGAGGGCCGCACCGCGCTCCTCGTGCACGCCGACGACGAGCGGCTGCGCCGGCTCGCCGTCCTCGACGCGGTGATCAACAACGCCGACCGCAAGGGCGGCCATCTGCTGCCCACCCCCGACGGTCGGCTCTACGGCATCGACCACGGCGTCACCTTCAACGTCGACGACAAGCTGCGCACGCTGCTGTGGGGCTGGGCCGGGGAGCCGCTGACCGGCGAGGCCGTCGACGTCCTCGGGGGACTGCGGGGAGCCCTCGACGGGCCGCTGGGCGAGCGGCTGACCGGCCTGATCAGTCCGGCTGAGATCGACGCCACACGCGCGCGTGTCGACGCGCTGCTCACCACGGGAGTCCACCCCGAGCCGAGCGGGGAGTGGCCGGCCATCCCCTGGCCGCCGGTGTGA
- the mshC gene encoding cysteine--1-D-myo-inosityl 2-amino-2-deoxy-alpha-D-glucopyranoside ligase, whose product MHAWPASEVPALPGQGRDLRIHDTATGGLVTLAPGPVARLYVCGITPYDATHIGHAATYNAFDLVQRVWLDTKRQVHYVQNVTDVDDPLLQRAERDGIDWVALAEKETALFREDMTALRLLPPQHYIGAVEAIPGIVPLVERLRELGAAYELEGDIYFSVESDSHFGSVSNLDAAAMRLLSAERGGDPDRPGKKNPLDPMLWMAAREGEPSWDGASLGRGRPGWHIECVAIALDHLGMGFDVQGGGSDLAFPHHEMGASHAQVLTGEFPMAKAYVHAGMVALHGEKMSKSKGNLVFVSKLRRDGVDPAAIRLALLAHHYRADWEWTDQVLQDAVARLGRWRAAVSRPDGPSADALVEEIREALANDLDAPAALAAVDRWAAQQEEQGGTDTGAPGVVTRAVDALLGVAL is encoded by the coding sequence ATGCATGCCTGGCCCGCTTCCGAGGTCCCCGCCCTGCCTGGTCAGGGCCGCGACCTGAGGATCCACGACACCGCGACCGGCGGCCTCGTCACCCTCGCCCCCGGTCCCGTCGCCCGTCTCTATGTCTGCGGCATCACGCCGTACGACGCCACCCACATAGGGCACGCGGCGACCTACAACGCGTTCGACCTTGTGCAGCGCGTGTGGCTCGACACCAAGCGGCAGGTCCACTACGTCCAGAACGTCACCGACGTCGACGATCCGCTGCTGCAGCGCGCGGAGCGGGACGGCATCGACTGGGTCGCCCTCGCCGAGAAGGAGACGGCCCTCTTCCGCGAGGACATGACCGCCCTGCGCCTGCTCCCGCCGCAGCACTACATAGGCGCCGTGGAGGCGATACCCGGCATCGTCCCGCTCGTGGAGCGGCTGCGCGAACTCGGCGCGGCCTACGAGCTGGAGGGCGACATCTACTTCTCCGTCGAGTCCGACAGCCACTTCGGCTCGGTCTCGAACCTCGACGCGGCCGCCATGCGGCTGCTGTCAGCCGAGCGCGGCGGCGACCCGGACCGCCCGGGCAAGAAGAACCCCCTCGACCCGATGCTGTGGATGGCCGCCCGCGAGGGCGAGCCCAGTTGGGACGGCGCCTCCCTCGGCCGGGGCCGGCCCGGCTGGCACATCGAGTGCGTGGCCATCGCCCTCGACCACCTCGGCATGGGCTTCGACGTCCAGGGCGGCGGCTCCGACCTCGCCTTCCCGCACCACGAGATGGGCGCCTCGCACGCCCAGGTGCTCACCGGCGAGTTCCCCATGGCCAAGGCCTATGTGCACGCCGGCATGGTCGCCCTGCACGGCGAGAAGATGTCCAAGTCCAAGGGCAACCTCGTCTTCGTCTCGAAGCTGCGCCGCGACGGCGTCGACCCGGCCGCCATCCGCCTCGCCCTGCTGGCCCACCACTACCGCGCCGACTGGGAGTGGACCGACCAGGTCCTCCAGGACGCAGTGGCCCGCCTGGGCCGCTGGCGCGCCGCCGTCTCCCGCCCCGACGGCCCGTCCGCCGACGCTCTCGTCGAGGAAATCCGCGAGGCCCTGGCGAATGACCTCGACGCGCCCGCCGCGCTGGCCGCGGTGGACCGCTGGGCGGCTCAGCAGGAGGAGCAGGGCGGCACCGACACGGGCGCGCCGGGCGTTGTCACGCGTGCCGTGGACGCGCTGCTGGGGGTAGCCCTGTAA
- a CDS encoding PAC2 family protein — translation MIELEGVPELIDPVMVAAFEGWNDAGDAASTAVAHLEREWKGEVFAALDAEDYYDFQVNRPTVFMDGGVRKITWPTTRLSVVRVGGEKPRDLVLVRGIEPSMRWRSFCNELLGFAHELGVELVVILGALLGDTPHTRPVPVSGVTSDPDLAERMDLEETKYEGPTGIVGVLQEACTHAGVPAVSLWAAVPHYVSQPPNPKATLALLNRLEDLLDLRIPQGELPEDARAWQVGVDQLAAEDSEVAEYVQTLEEARDTAELPEASGEAIAREFERYLRRRDVSPPGGKQRPPAGGAGGSKEDDDDGPED, via the coding sequence GTGATCGAGCTGGAGGGGGTTCCCGAGCTGATCGACCCAGTCATGGTGGCCGCGTTCGAGGGCTGGAACGATGCCGGCGACGCCGCCTCCACGGCGGTCGCACATCTGGAACGCGAATGGAAGGGCGAGGTGTTCGCGGCGCTGGACGCCGAGGACTACTACGACTTCCAGGTGAACCGCCCCACGGTGTTCATGGACGGCGGTGTGCGCAAGATCACCTGGCCGACGACGAGGCTGTCGGTGGTGCGGGTCGGCGGCGAGAAGCCGCGCGACCTGGTGCTGGTCCGCGGCATCGAACCGTCCATGCGCTGGCGCTCGTTCTGCAACGAGCTGCTCGGCTTCGCGCACGAGCTGGGCGTGGAGCTGGTGGTCATCCTGGGCGCGCTGCTCGGTGACACCCCGCACACGCGTCCGGTGCCGGTCAGCGGGGTCACGTCCGACCCGGACCTGGCCGAGCGGATGGATCTGGAAGAGACCAAGTACGAGGGCCCGACCGGCATCGTCGGTGTCCTGCAGGAGGCGTGCACGCACGCCGGCGTCCCGGCGGTGTCGCTGTGGGCGGCCGTACCGCACTACGTCTCCCAGCCGCCCAACCCCAAGGCCACGCTGGCGCTGCTCAACCGCCTGGAGGATCTGCTGGACCTGCGCATCCCGCAGGGCGAGCTGCCCGAGGACGCGCGGGCCTGGCAGGTCGGCGTGGACCAGCTGGCCGCCGAGGACAGCGAGGTCGCCGAGTACGTCCAGACGCTGGAGGAGGCCCGGGACACCGCGGAGCTGCCGGAGGCGTCGGGCGAGGCGATCGCCCGCGAGTTCGAGCGGTATCTGCGGCGCCGGGACGTGAGCCCTCCGGGCGGGAAGCAGAGACCTCCGGCCGGTGGCGCGGGTGGCTCCAAAGAGGACGACGACGACGGTCCGGAGGACTGA
- a CDS encoding FadR/GntR family transcriptional regulator, which translates to MAVTDEAIEKIKDMIVSGALRPGDRLPKESELAAELGLSRNSLREAVRALSLIRILDVRQGDGTYVTSLDPQLLLEAMSFVVDFHRDDTVLEFLAVRRILEPAATAMAAFRISEQQLDALTAQLDALGEEPSVEELVAADLEFHRGIVRGAGNSVLCSLLDGLSGPTTRARIWRGLTQEDAVGRTLREHRAILAALRDRDAEAARSWATVHIASVEQWLRSTL; encoded by the coding sequence ATGGCAGTCACCGACGAGGCGATCGAGAAGATCAAGGACATGATCGTCTCCGGTGCGCTGCGCCCCGGCGACCGGCTGCCCAAGGAGAGCGAGCTGGCGGCCGAGCTGGGCCTGTCCCGCAACTCGCTGCGGGAGGCCGTACGGGCCCTGTCACTGATCCGGATCCTGGACGTGCGCCAGGGCGACGGCACCTATGTCACCAGCCTCGATCCGCAGCTGCTGCTGGAGGCGATGAGCTTCGTCGTGGACTTCCACCGCGACGACACCGTGCTGGAGTTCCTGGCGGTGCGCCGGATCCTGGAACCGGCCGCGACGGCGATGGCGGCCTTCCGGATCAGCGAGCAGCAACTGGACGCCTTGACCGCCCAGTTGGACGCGCTGGGTGAGGAACCCTCGGTGGAGGAGCTGGTCGCCGCCGACCTGGAGTTCCACCGCGGCATCGTGCGTGGTGCCGGCAACTCGGTGCTGTGCTCCCTGCTGGACGGCCTGTCGGGGCCGACCACACGGGCCCGGATCTGGCGGGGTCTGACCCAGGAGGACGCGGTGGGCCGCACCCTGCGCGAGCACCGGGCGATCCTGGCCGCACTGCGCGACCGGGACGCGGAGGCGGCCCGCTCCTGGGCGACCGTGCACATCGCGAGCGTGGAGCAGTGGCTCCGCAGCACACTGTGA